Below is a genomic region from Altererythrobacter sp. Root672.
AAGAAGAGGTGAAGCAGGTCACCGACGCGATGGATACCTGGGGTATCACGGTGTGGCGCAACACCGGCATGAACGACGACCAGCACGTCGAGTTCAGCCGCAACTTCGGCTACCTCGAGCGCGTACCGAAGCGCGAGGGCGCCCGTTTCCGCCTGCCGCACCGCGAGCTGTTCGACGCTTCGAACCTCAACGTCGACGGCGAGATCACGCAGGACGTGGCGGCGATCCAGTACCGCAAGGGCGATCGACTGTGGCACACCGACAGCGCCTTCCTGGAAAAGCGCACCAGCTATTCGCTGCTGCTCGCGCATCAGGTTCCGCCCGAAGGCGGCGAGACCTGGTTCGCGGATACGCGTAGCGCCTACGAAGACCTGTCGCAGGACATGAAGGATTTCCTCGAGGACAAGGTCGGCATCAACACCCTGTGGTGGAGCCGCAAGATGGCCGGCGCCGAGATCTCCGACGAGGAGATCGAAGAGCGGCCGCGCGCCAAGCACCCGCTGGTCCACGTACACAAGGGCTCGGGCCGCAAGACGCTGTTCATCGCCGCGCACACCATGGACATCGAAGGCATGCCCAAGGAAGAAGGCCGCGCGCTGCTCAAGCAATTGATCGAGCACGCGACCCAGCCGCAGTACATCTTCAGCGTGAAGTGGAACGTCGGCGACATGGTCATCTGGGACAACCTGGCCTCGATGCATCGCGGCGGCGATTTCGACTATTCGAAGTACCCGCGCGACATGCGCCGCACCACGGTC
It encodes:
- a CDS encoding TauD/TfdA dioxygenase family protein, whose product is MPLNVKPILPRFGAECSGLDLTKPLTQEEVKQVTDAMDTWGITVWRNTGMNDDQHVEFSRNFGYLERVPKREGARFRLPHRELFDASNLNVDGEITQDVAAIQYRKGDRLWHTDSAFLEKRTSYSLLLAHQVPPEGGETWFADTRSAYEDLSQDMKDFLEDKVGINTLWWSRKMAGAEISDEEIEERPRAKHPLVHVHKGSGRKTLFIAAHTMDIEGMPKEEGRALLKQLIEHATQPQYIFSVKWNVGDMVIWDNLASMHRGGDFDYSKYPRDMRRTTVREGTEPHQMETGDDPFSELFARTPKIVDIQGARYAGR